In Drosophila willistoni isolate 14030-0811.24 chromosome XR unlocalized genomic scaffold, UCI_dwil_1.1 Seg144, whole genome shotgun sequence, one DNA window encodes the following:
- the LOC6639511 gene encoding 40S ribosomal protein S12, with translation MADVDIDVPSAAPVLGGAMDINTALQEVLKKSLIADGLVHGIHQACKALDKRQAVLCILAESFDEPNYKKLVTALCNEHQIPLIRVDSHKKLGEWSGLCKIDKEGKPRKVCGCSVVVIKDFGEETPALDVVKDHLRQNS, from the exons ATGGCCGACGTTGATAT TGATGTGCCCTCTGCAGCCCCAGTTTTGGGTGGTGCCATGGACATTAACACCGCTCTCCAGGAAGTTCTGAAGAAGTCTCTGATTGCCGATGGTTTGGTCCATGGCATCCATCAGGCTTGCAAGGCTTTGGACAA GCGTCAAGCTGTCCTGTGCATTTTGGCTGAATCTTTCGATGAGCCCAACTACAAGAAACTGGTCACTGCCCTGTGCAATGAGCATCAGATTCCTTTGATCCGTGTGGACTCGCACAAGAAGCTGGGCGAATGGTCTGGTTTGTGCAAGATCGACAAGGAAGGAAAGCCACGTAAGGTTTGCGGTTGCTCCGTGGTGGTCATCAAGGATTTCGGTGAGGAAACACCCGCTTTAGATGTGGTTAAGGACCATCTCAGACAGAACAGTTAA
- the LOC6638647 gene encoding 40S ribosomal protein S12 — protein sequence MADVDIDVPSAAPVLGGAMDINTALQEVLKKSLIADGLVHGIHQACKALDKRQAVLCILAESFDEPNYKKLVTALCNEHQIPLIRVDSHKKLGEWSGLCKIDKEGKPRKVCGCSVVVIKDFGEETPALDVVKDHLRQNS from the exons ATGGCCGACGTTGATAT AGATGTGCCCTCTGCAGCCCCAGTTTTGGGTGGTGCCATGGACATTAACACTGCTCTCCAGGAAGTCTTGAAGAAGTCTCTGATTGCCGATGGTTTAGTCCATGGCATCCATCAGGCCTGCAAGGCTTTGGACAA GCGTCAAGCTGTCCTGTGCATTTTGGCTGAATCCTTCGATGAGCCCAACTACAAGAAACTGGTCACTGCCCTGTGCAACGAGCATCAGATTCCTTTGATCCGTGTGGACTCGCACAAGAAGCTGGGCGAATGGTCTGGTTTGTGCAAGATCGACAAGGAAGGTAAGCCACGTAAGGTTTGCGGTTGCTCTGTGGTGGTCATCAAGGATTTCGGTGAGGAAACACCTGCTTTAGATGTGGTTAAGGACCATCTCAGACAGAACAGTTAA